A genome region from Panicum virgatum strain AP13 chromosome 4K, P.virgatum_v5, whole genome shotgun sequence includes the following:
- the LOC120702109 gene encoding E3 ubiquitin-protein ligase EL5-like: MLSVSVHRSRLLAAGRGRAAPAPDDDDLRVYSVILASVVSLMLLCGVLSVLPSPGAVAATKAYVVLGVAAIMLVLMLLAWLAAPGIRALAGPRGAPAPAPAPAAAAAAPVRLARRLCACGLADAAGVVAALPAFPYGGAAAAAADGERRRSGVLCAVCLEDVLAGEMVRQLPACRHLFHVGCVDVWLRAHRTCPLCRCELPPRKAAGATATAPVVAAGALPPPV, encoded by the coding sequence ATGCTGAGCGTGAGCGTGCACCGGTCAAGGCTGCTGGCGgcgggccgcggccgcgcggcgccggcgcccgacGATGACGACCTCCGCGTCTACTCCGTGATCCTGGCCTCCGTGGTGTCCCTGATGCTCCTGTGCGGGGTCCTCTCCGTGCTccccagccccggggccgtcgccgccaccaagGCCTACGTCGTCCTCGGCGTGGCCGCGATCATGCTCGTGCTCATGCTCCTCGCCTGGCTCGCCGCGCCGGGGATCCGGGCCCTCGCCGGGCCGCGCggggccccggcgccggcgccggctcccgcggccgcggcagcggcgcccgtGCGCCTGGCGCGGCGCCTCTGCGCGTGCGGGCTGGCGGACGCGGCGGGGGTCGTGGCCGCGCTGCCGGCGTTCCCgtacggcggcgccgcggccgcggccgccgacggCGAGCGCCGGAGGAGCGGCGTGCTGTGCGCGGTGTGCCTGGAGGACGTGCTCGCCGGGGAGATGGTGCGGCAGCTCCCCGCGTGCAGGCACCTCTTCCACGTGGGCTGCGTCGACGTGTGGCTCCGCGCGCACCGGACCTGCCCGCTCTGCCGCTGCGAGCTCCCGCCGCGTAAGGCCGCTGGTGCGACGGCGACCGCGCCCGTCGTCGCGGCGggagcgctgccgccgcctgttTGA
- the LOC120704774 gene encoding probable E3 ubiquitin-protein ligase ATL44: MLTLHPRVVAASAAEDDGAHGEGRACYCVVAACVSLLLFVVLAAATGSVARACAITAAAALLLGLAGWAATAWDGAPAAAAAAARLHQSGAGGSAPAAAAVRLVVHRRCACGLADAAIGALPAFAYEPPPVAAKGGGDDDKPRGGGSVLLCAVCLEDVRAGEMVRQLPACRHLFHADCVDAWLRAHRTCPLCRCDLSPRNPIAKAAAAAAVTVESSADALPPV, encoded by the coding sequence ATGCTGACGCTGCACCCGAgggtggtggcggcgagcgcggccgagGACGACGGCGCCCACGGCGAGGGCCGCGCCTGCTACTGCGTCGTGGCGGCCTGCGTCTCGCTGCTGCTCTTCGTCGTGCTGGCCGCCGCGACGGGCAGCGTCGCCAGGGCCTGCGCCatcaccgccgcggccgcgctcctGCTAGGCCTCGCCGGCTGGGCCGCGACCGCGTGGGAcggcgccccggcggcggcggcggcggcggcgcggctgcacCAGTCCGGAGCCGGCGGCagcgctccggcggcggcggcggtgaggctgGTGGTGCACCGCCGATGCGCGTGCGGGCTGGCGGACGCGGCCATCGGCGCGCTGCCGGCGTTCGCGTACGagccgccgcccgtcgcggcgaagggcggcggcgacgacgacaaaccgcgcggcggcggctccgtgcTGCTGTGCGCGGTGTGCCTGGAGGACGTGCGCGCCGGCGAGATGGTGCGGCAGCTGCCGGCGTGCCGCCACCTCTTCCACGCCGACTGCGTCGACGCCTGGCTGCGCGCTCACCGGACCTGCCCGCTCTGCCGCTGCGACCTCTCCCCACGGAACCCCATCGCcaaggccgccgcggcggccgccgtcacAGTGGAGTCCTCGGCCGACGCCCTGCCGCCGGTTTGA
- the LOC120702110 gene encoding RING-H2 finger protein ATL39-like, with amino-acid sequence MSAAAAEHPWRAQAFGDAVAAQRSALVLVILAAFVRYLWVTLAMYCALLFSVSCAARAFGAPPAADGGDEEARAGRGGLSAAAIAAAAPAFPYEPPAAPAPGDCPVCLEAMKAGEPARRLPACAHAFHVGCIDMWLDSHATCPVCRCHVVPRKGGKEPPEGPALPSSTEPPLPPV; translated from the coding sequence atgtcggcggcggcggcggagcacccGTGGCGCGCGCAGGCGTTCGGCGACGCGGTGGCCGCGCAGCGCAGCGCGCTGGTGCTCGTCATCCTGGCCGCGTTCGTCAGGTACCTGTGGGTCACGCTCGCCATGTACTGCGCGCTCCTCTTCTCGGTCTcgtgcgccgcccgcgccttcggcgccccgccggccgccgacggtggcgaCGAGGAGGCacgggccggccgcggcgggctcTCGGCCGCGGCCATCGCGGCGGCCGCCCCGGCGTTCCCGTAcgagccgccggccgcgcccgcgcccggggACTGCCCGGTGTGCCTCGAGGCGATGAAGGCCGGGgagccggcgcggcggctgccggCGTGCGCGCATGCGTTCCACGTCGGCTGCATCGACATGTGGCTCGACTCGCACGCGACGTGCCCCGTGTGCAGGTGCCACGTCGTGCCGAGGAAGGGCGGCAAAGAACCGCCCGAGGGGCCCGCGCTGCCATCGTCCAccgagccgccgctgccgccggtgtAG
- the LOC120702111 gene encoding cellulose-complementing protein-like has protein sequence MDPAEAAPVVDPVTMDPAIVDPAAVNPAAVDPAVAAVDPVAVDPAAVVDPSVVLPPPPPGPTPSSLAAATTAPASCAATAAAGTTRCAGATALREEGRRERPVGEGGEGRWGDDRRGRAAVGGK, from the coding sequence ATGGATCCTGCCGAGGCCGCGCCCGTCGTGGATCCCGTCACCATGGACCCCGCCATCGTGGATCCCGCCGCCGTGAACCCCGCCGCCGTAGATCCCGCCGTCGCTGCTGTAGATCCCGTCGCCGTagaccccgccgccgtcgtaGATCCCAGTgtcgtgctgccgccgccgcctccgggccCCACGCCATCGTCGCTGGCCGCTGCCACGACCGCCCCTGCCTCGTGCGCAGCCACGGCCGCCGCTGGCACCACGCGCTGCGCCGGTGCCACAGCgttgagggaggaggggaggagggaaaGGCCAgtcggggagggaggagaagggcgGTGGGGAGACGACAGGAGGGGAAGAGCAGCAGTGGGAGGAAAATGA
- the LOC120702113 gene encoding zinc finger BED domain-containing protein DAYSLEEPER-like, with the protein MESAVQGKSNESEGTDSESNSFDKNDEMSEDDLIVLGGKGAAESDGGSGKGGKKRRRGVKKKVKVQGEGGSRNKSKVWDVFDKVTMPDPNEKGKVLSKAKCKYCKKMYAYIQGSTTSTLSRHMKNCDMYKKHIAEKLDQKLLSFAPSKAGESGSSLPTITSPKDYNHDQVKKLIAKMIIVHEYPFRMVEHTWFNIVMTYLNPLYQFIGRKTIKAECLKVFESEKEALAKIIKGVDFISLTTDLWTSNQTLSYMCLVAHYIDSDWKMQYRVLNFFELDPPHKGPVIGQATYDCVAAWKIEDKIISLTLDNAANNDGAIRGLRARFAARQGYAFNAKYFHLP; encoded by the exons ATGGAATCTGCTGTGCAAGGGAAGAGTAATGAAAGTGAGGGGACTGATTCAGAGAGTAATTCATTTGACAAGAATGATGAGATGTCTGAGGATGACTTGATAGTGCTAGGTGGGAAAGGTGCTGCTGAATCTGATGGTGGAAGTGGAAAAGGAGGCAAGAAAAGGCGCAGGGGGGTGAAGAAGAAGGTTAAGGTGCAAGGGGAAGGGGGCAGCAGGAACAAATCCAAAGTTTGGGATGTCTTTGATAAGGTGACTATGCCAGATCCGAATGAGAAGGGAAAAGTGTTATCAAAGGCAAAGTGCAAATACTGTAAGAAGATGTATGCTTACATACAAGGGTCAACAACGTCGACATTATCAAGGCACATGAAGAATTGTGACATGTACAAGAAACATATAGCAGAGAAGCTAGATCAAAAACTTTTGAGCTTTGCTCCTTCAAAGGCAGGTGAATCTGGTTCTAGTCTCCCTACTATCACGTCTCCAAAAGATTATAATCATGATCAAGTTAAGAAATTAATTGCCAAGATGATTATAGTTCATGAGTACCCATTTAGGATGGTTGAGCACACATGGTTTAACATTGTCATGACTTATTTGAATCCTCTATACCAGTTTATTGGTAGGAAGACCATAAAAGCTGAATGCTTGAAAGTGTTTGAGTCTGAAAAAGAAGCACTAGCAAAGATCATTAAAGGTGTGGATTTCATTTCCTTAACCACTGATTTGTGGACATCTAATCAAACATTATCGTATATGTGTTTGGTTGCACACTACATAGATAGTGATTGGAAAATGCAATATCGTGTGCTGAATTTTTTTGAGTTAGATCCTCCACACAAAGGACCTGTGATAGGACAAGCTACATATGATTGTGTTGCTGCATGGAAAATAGAGGATAAGATTATATCCTTGACTCTAGATAATGCTGCAAACAATGATGGTGCTATCCGTGGTTTGAGGGCTAGGTTTGCAGCTAGACAGGGTTATGCCTTCAATGCAAAATACTTCCAT CTTCCTTGA
- the LOC120704776 gene encoding zinc finger BED domain-containing protein RICESLEEPER 2-like: MHKFVEICRSLALQIGEGMRLDVSTRWSSTYKMLRTAIAYKEAIQAYADADLNYKWEPTTEEWDLFVAIEPILASLAKVTTALSASSYPTTNLFYPHIVDVKIALRAAMFSNNLNLKKMGTAMMEKFNKYWEEKNNVMVVATILDPRYKMRYIEWCFGRIFDVDQSGFEIQEVRAELEKLYEECELQHREKKAAQSKSNASSSLTIDRSCGLPSASCEFQSYLSSTEANPSKSELLIYLDELNVSLEDKEFDLLNWWKVNSHRFPVVSKMAKKFLTVPATSVSSESTFSTGGRTLDDYRSSLRPSTVEALICASSWIRGAHDGTRRYVEEDEEDDIENISFPKSFVESN; encoded by the exons ATGCATAAGTTTGTAGAGATATGTAGATCTCTTGCATTGCAAATTGGAGAAGGGATGAGGCTTGATGTGTCAACGAGGTGGAGTTCAACATACAAGATGTTGCGTACTGCTATAGCTTACAAGGAAGCTATTCAAGCATATGCTGATGCAGATTTAAACTATAAGTGGGAACCTACGACTGAGGAATGGGATTTGTTTGTTGCAATTGAACCAATTCTTGCATCTTTAGCTAAGGTAACCACTGCATTGTCAGCTTCTTCATATCCCACTACAAATCTATTCTATCCTCACATTGTGGATGTCAAGATTGCATTGAGGGCAGCAATGTTTTccaataatttaaatttgaagaaAATGGGTACTGCAATGATGGAAAAATTCAACAAGTACTGGGAAGAAAAGAATAATGTTATGGTGGTTGCTACTATCCTAGATCCGAGGTATAAGATGAGATATATTGAGTGGTGCTTTGGTAGGATTTTTGATGTAGACCAAAGTGGATTTGAGATACAGGAAGTTCGAGCTGAGTTAGAAAAGTTGTATGAAGAGTGTGAGTTGCAGCATAGAGAGAAAAAAGCTGCTCAAAGCAAGTCCAATGCATCCTCATCCTTGACGATTGATAGATCGTGCGGTTTGCCTTCTGCTTCATGTGAATTTCAGTCATATTTATCATCTACTGAAGCGAACCCATCAAAGAGTGAGCTGCTCATCTATTTGGATGAGCTAAATGTGAGTTTAGAAGACAAAGAGTTTGATTTGCTGAACTGGTGGAAGGTTAATTCACATAGATTTCCGGTGGTGTCGAAAATGGCAAAGAAGTTCTTAACTGTTCCGGCAACCTCTGTGTCTTCAGAGTCTACTTTTAGCACTGGGGGTAGAACTCTAGATGACTATCGTAGTTCTCTACGCCCTTCTACGGTGGAGGCATTGATATGCGCATCTagctggattcgaggtgcacatGATGGAACCCGTAGATATGTG gaagaagatgaggaggatgaCATCGAGAATATTTCATTTCCAAAAAGCTTTGTAGAGAGTAACTA G